The Camelina sativa cultivar DH55 chromosome 14, Cs, whole genome shotgun sequence genome includes a window with the following:
- the LOC104742311 gene encoding ATP-dependent DNA helicase 2 subunit KU80, protein MARNREGLVLLIDVGPAMHSVLPDVEKACSLLLQKKLIYNKYDEVGIVVFGTEETGNELAREIGGYEHVTVLRNIRVVDEVVAEHVKQLPRGTVAGDFLDAVIVGMDMLIKMYSGGQKGKKRMCLITNAACPTKDPFEGTKDDQVSTIATKMAAEGIKMESIVMRSNLIGDAHEKVIEENDHLLNLFSSNAIAKTVNVESPLSLLGSLKTRRVAPVTLFRGDLEINPTMKIKVWVYKKVAEERLPTLQLYSDKAPPTDKFAKHEVKIDYDYKVTAESTQVIAPEERVKGFRYGPQVIPISPDEIETLKFKTDKGMKLLGFTEASNILRHYYMKDVNIVVPDPNKEKSVLAVSAIAREMKETNKVAIVRCVWRNGQGNVVVGVLTPNVSEREDTPDSFYFNVLPFAEDVREFPFPSFNKLPASWKPDEQQQAVADNLVKMLDLAPSAKEEVLLPDLTPNPVLQRFYEYLELKSKFTDAALPPMDETFKRIMEQDPELSSNNKSIMDAFRGSFEVKENPKLKKASKRLLRDKPSGSDDEDNRMITYDANENKIDIVGDTNPIQDFEAMISRRDNHDWATKAITQMKNRIVKLVENCTDEGDKALECVLALRKGCVLEQEPKQFNEFLNHLFELCQERKLPHFLKHFTSKKITLIPKSEAPDSDVVDENAGDYFTVKQEPMLES, encoded by the exons ATGGCTCGAAATCGG GAAGGGTTAGTTTTGTTGATCGATGTTGGTCCAGCGATGCATAGTGTTCTCCCTGATGTTGAAAAGGCATGTTCTTTGCTACTACAGAAGAAG TTGATTTACAACAAGTATGATGAAGTTGGAATTGTTGTATTTGGAACTGAAg AAACTGGAAACGAGCTTGCTAGGGAAATAGGTGGATATGAGCATGTTACGGTTTTAAGGAATATAAGAGTTGTTGATGAAGTCGTGGCTGAGCATGTAAAGCAGCTACCTCGAGGAACCGTAGCTGGCGACT TTCTTGATGCTGTGATTGTTGGGATGGATATGCTTATAAAGATGTATAGTGGTGGGCAAAAGGGGAAAAAACGGATGTGTCTCATCACGAATGCTGCTTGTCCTACCAAAGATCCATTTGAAGGGACGAAAGATGATCAAGTCAGCACTATCGCTACGAAAATGGCTGCAGAGGGTATAAAGATGGAAAGCATTGTCATGAGGTCCAATTTAATTGGTGATGCTCATGAGAAAGTGATTGAGGAGAATGATCATTTGTTGAATTTGTTCTCCAGCAACGCCATTGCAAAAACAGTGAATGTTGAGAGTCCACTCTCACTGCTAGGTTCCTTAAAGACCCGAAGGGTTGCTCCAGTTACTTTGTTCAGGGGCGACCTTGAAATTAACCCAACAATGAAGATTAag GTGTGGGTTTATAAGAAAGTGGCTGAAGAGAGACTTCCCACTCTACAATTGTATTCTGACAAAGCGCCTCCAACTGACAAGTTTGCGAAACATGAAGTGAAAATTGATTATGATTACAAAGTTACTGCAGAATCTACTCAGGTTATTGCTCCAGAAGAAAGGGTCAAGGGCTTTCGCTATGGACCTCAAGTTATTCCTATATCACCAGATGAGATAGAAACACTCAAGTTCAAAACTGACAAAGGCATGAAGCTTTTGGGATTTACTGAGGCATCAAACATACTGCG ACATTATTATATGAAAGACGTGAATATAGTTGTTCCTGACCCGAACAAAGAAAAATCTGTTCTTGCGGTCTCAGCCATTGCAAGAGAAATGAAGGAAACAAACAAGGTAGCAATTGTACGTTGTGTCTGGAGAAATGGACAAGGCAATGTGGTTGTTGGCGTCCTGACTCCAAATGTTTCTGAAAGAGAAGACACC CCTGATTCATTTTACTTCAATGTGCTACCTTTCGCCGAAGATGtccgcgagtttccatttccTTCTTTCAACAAACTTCCGGCATCATGGAAGCCAGATGAACAACAGCAAGCAGTAGCAGATAATTTGGTTAAGATGCTTGACCTTGCACCTTCTGCTAAAGAGGAAGTACTACTGCCTGATCTTACTCCTAACCCGGTTTTGCAG CGGTTTTATGAATACCTTGAGCTGAAATCAAAATTCACGGATGCTGCTTTACCTCCAATGGATGAAACATTCAAGAGAATTATGGAGCAGGATCCTGAACTCTCTTCCAACAATAAATCCATAATGGATGCCTTTCGTGGAAGTTTTGAAGTCAAGGAGAATCCGAAG TTGAAGAAGGCTTCTAAGAGATTGTTACGGGATAAACCATCGGGTTCAGATGATGAAGACAATCGCATGATTACTTATGATGCCAATGAGAACAAAATTGATATAGTCGGAGATACAAACCCAATTCAAGATTTTGAAGCCATGATATCCCGCAGAGATAACCATGATTGGGCCACTAAAGCAATCACACAAATGAAAAACCGAATAGTGAAGCTCGTCGAAAATTGTACTGATGAGGGTGACAAAGCATTGGAATGTGTGCTCGCTCTTCGTAAAGGCTGCGTCTTGGAGCAG GAACCAAAGCAATTCAATGAGTTTTTGAACCATCTGTTCGAGTTATGCCAAGAAAGAAAACTACCACATTTTCTCAAACATTTCACGTCAAAGAAGATCACATTGATTCCCAAATCCGAAGCGCCAGACAG TGATGTGGTAGACGAGAACGCAGGGGATTATTTCACCGTTAAACAAGAGCCAATGCTGGAGAGCTAA